The Ornithodoros turicata isolate Travis chromosome 7, ASM3712646v1, whole genome shotgun sequence genome includes a region encoding these proteins:
- the LOC135399598 gene encoding uncharacterized protein LOC135399598: MEVGVIILFVAILRCIFAVASYASPDSIAEGQRRYEELVSQAPRYGPCWRQAIENLEVGCKHLTDEIQTRLALEFTNCLLEKTGGTKYYCPKSVRFADCDDMKELERKHFPTFTSFFTHTQVICLFLQEQIWQERTEMNLASLSETSKKTTEVMLKAERVQEDLLRLQQTTATTQRDLIHKLNSEFDRSRQEVASWARQQEQVWRQTIRQVTQLHDFFVNLFSTMYAYGYYVGMLAVSFVLTATKRSAKARYWLFLLFTVNFFVERYLGAVYAHLEMDMPIMLSRDGPVGSRVTLCRKVFCCIALAVLTWFAATYKDFMEENNRILLALQRDVKNLMSIKGIIPEVTQEQCDAESISVADSQYHSESDETFTCSTEESRSEISSDSSSVVPEDVDETSLIGVGNNPTESAVESLSLQAPEPFSPTKYNLRPRRSQGTPNAALRESVAEFVQNVTKGLRKGSRTQARHALGVLSSDED, translated from the exons ATGGAAGTAGGTGTTATAATTCTGTTTGTCGCTATATTACGTTGTATCTTCGCAGTTGCTTCGTACGCTAGCCCAGATTCAATTGCTGAGGGCCAGCGGCGTTACGAGGAACTCGTCAGCCAAGCTCCCCGATATGGACCATGCTGGCGCCAGGCCATCGAGAACCTCGAAGTCGGATGTAAACATCTTACAGACGAGATACAGACACGGTTAGCTTTGGAGTTTACCAACTGCCTCTTGGAAAAGACAGGAGGAACCAAGTACTACTGCCCGAAATCGGTGCGCTTCGCCGATTGTGACGACATGAAGGAGCTGGAGAGAAAGCATTTCCCGACTTTCACGTCATTTTTCACGCACACCCAAGTCATCTGCTTGTTCCTCCAGGAACAGATCTGGCAGGAACGTACGGAAATGAACCTCGCTTCTTTGAGCGAAACCAGCAAGAAAACTACCGAGGTAATGCTGAAGGCCGAGCGCGTCCAGGAAGATCTCCTCCGcttgcagcagacgacagccacaACTCAGAGAGACCTCATTCACAAGTTGAATTCCGAGTTTGATCGATCTCGCCAGGAAGTGGCAAGCTGGGCCAGGCAGCAGGAGCAGGTTTGGAGGCAAACTATTCGTCAGGTGACGCAACTGCACGATTTCTTCGTCAACTTGTTTTCCACCATGTACGCCTACGGTTATTACGTTGGCATGTTGGCAGTTTCGTTCGTCTTGACCGCGACCAAGAGATCTGCGAAAGCGAGGTACTGGCTGTTCCTGCTGTTCACGGTCAATTTCTTCGTGGAACGCTATCTGGGAGCAGTCTACGCACATTTGGAGATGGACATGCCCATCATGTTGTCGAGAGAC GGTCCTGTTGGTTCTAGAGTTACTTTGTGTCGCAAGGTCTTCTGTTGCATAGCCCTCGCCGTGCTCACCTGGTTCGCCGCAACCTATAAGGACTTCATGGAAGAGAATAATCGAATACTGTTGGCTCTGCAAAGAGACGTTAAAAATCTCATGAGCATCAAAG GAATTATCCCGGAGGTGACTCAGGAACAATGCGATGCTGAGAGTATATCAG TTGCAGACAGCCAATATCATTCAGAGAGTGACGAGACGTTCACATGTTCGACGGAGGAATCGCGGAGCGAGATATCCTCGGACAGCTCCTCTGTTGTCCCTGAAGATGTCGATGAAACATCTTTGATAG GCGTGGGCAACAACCCTACGGAGTCAGCTGTTGAGAGCCTTAGTCTGCAGGCCCCG GAACCCTTCTCCCCCACGAAATACAACCTGCGGCCCAGACGGTCACAAGGAACGCCCAATGCTGCGCTGAGGGAATCTGTTGCAGAGTTTGTGCAAAACGTAACCAAGGGTTTACGAAAAGGGTCCCGCACGCAAGCGCGACACGCGCTCGGAGTGCTCTCGTCGGATGAAGATTGA
- the LOC135400255 gene encoding alpha-crystallin A chain-like, whose protein sequence is MAFPRTRSLVPSSWFGGRDWWDSWDVPSRLLDQHFGSELRDEDLLPSQLYRGVSLRPFRRQLSRNTGVSEVKNEEEAFQVKLDVSHFAPEEITVKTVNNSITVTAKHEEKMDEHGFVSREFTRRYVLPEGVSPEAVTSSLSPDGVLTVTAPKQPPLAANERVVPIAIQGGVTTALPVKHE, encoded by the exons ATGGCGTTTCCACGCACACGAAGCCTCGTCCCATCCTCGTGGTTCGGCGGCCGGGACTGGTGGGACTCCTGGGACGTTCCTTCGCGATTGCTGGACCAGCATTTCGGCTCCGAGCTGCGCGATGAGGACCTGCTGCCTTCTCAGTTGTACCGAGGAGTCTCGCTACGCCCGTTCAGGAGGCAGCTGTCTCGGAACACGGGCGTGTCTGAAGTGAAGAATGAGGAGGAAGCCTTCCAG GTAAAGCTCGATGTGAGCCACTTCGCGCCCGAAGAGATCACCGTGAAGACGGTGAACAACAGCATCACCGTCACCGCCAAGCACGAAGAGAAGATGGACGAACACGGCTTCGTCTCCCGAGAGTTCACCCGCCGTTACGTGCTGCCCGAGGGAGTCTCCCCCGAGGCTGTCACCTCCAGTCTCAGCCCCGACGGTGTCTTAACCGTTACGGCCCCCAAACAACCGCCCCTGGCAGCCAACGAGCGAGTCGTGCCCATCGCCATCCAGGGAGGGGTAACCACCGCGCTGCCAGTCAAGCACGAGTGA